One genomic region from Erythrobacter mangrovi encodes:
- a CDS encoding acyl-CoA dehydrogenase family protein gives MDFTVPQELEDYYAELERFIEAEIEPLVAKDDNIRFFDHRREWARTDFENGGLPRHEWEDLLRESRKLADAAGHWRFSAPKKYGGKDGSNLWMAVIRDRFAARGLGLHNDLQNEHSIVGNFPFVAMFETFGTEEQKQEFILGGFEGTRRVAFGLTEPHHGSDATHMETKAVRETRDGVDGWRIDGEKMWITGMHVATHCAMFARTSGKDGDASGITCFLVPNPTPGLEIEEWMWTFNMPTDHPRLSVNNVWVPDSAILGVEGRGLALAQSFVHQNRIRQAASSLGAASYCVEESVRYARERKPFGEELARNQAIQFPLVELATQCEMLRLLIYKTAWEMDNMPHEMIEKTISDKVSMCNYWANRLVCQAADRAMQVHGGIGYSRHKPFEHIYRHHRRYRITEGAEEIQMRKVGAYLFGYLGPKRGKYG, from the coding sequence ATGGATTTCACCGTGCCGCAGGAGCTGGAGGACTACTACGCCGAACTCGAGCGCTTCATCGAGGCCGAGATCGAGCCGCTCGTCGCGAAGGACGACAATATCCGGTTCTTCGACCATCGCCGCGAATGGGCGCGGACCGATTTCGAGAACGGCGGCCTGCCGCGGCACGAATGGGAAGACCTGCTGCGCGAAAGCCGCAAGCTGGCCGACGCCGCGGGCCACTGGCGTTTCTCGGCACCGAAGAAATACGGTGGCAAGGATGGCTCCAACCTGTGGATGGCGGTGATCCGCGACCGTTTCGCTGCGCGCGGGCTGGGCCTGCACAACGATCTGCAGAACGAGCATTCGATCGTCGGTAATTTCCCCTTCGTCGCCATGTTCGAGACCTTCGGGACCGAGGAGCAGAAGCAGGAGTTCATCCTCGGCGGGTTCGAAGGTACGCGTCGGGTGGCGTTCGGCCTTACCGAACCGCACCATGGCTCCGACGCGACCCACATGGAAACCAAGGCGGTGCGTGAGACCCGGGACGGGGTCGACGGCTGGCGCATCGACGGCGAGAAGATGTGGATTACCGGCATGCATGTCGCCACGCATTGCGCCATGTTCGCCCGCACCAGCGGCAAGGATGGCGATGCCAGCGGGATCACCTGTTTCCTCGTGCCCAATCCCACACCGGGGCTGGAGATCGAGGAATGGATGTGGACCTTCAACATGCCGACCGATCACCCGCGCCTGTCGGTCAACAATGTCTGGGTACCCGATAGCGCGATCCTGGGCGTCGAAGGCCGTGGCCTGGCCCTGGCGCAGAGCTTCGTCCACCAGAACCGTATCCGCCAGGCGGCTTCGTCGCTCGGCGCGGCGAGCTATTGTGTCGAGGAGAGCGTAAGATACGCCCGCGAACGCAAGCCGTTCGGCGAGGAACTGGCGCGGAACCAGGCGATCCAGTTCCCGCTGGTGGAGCTGGCAACGCAGTGCGAGATGCTGCGCCTGCTGATCTACAAGACGGCCTGGGAAATGGACAACATGCCGCATGAGATGATCGAGAAGACCATCTCGGACAAGGTCAGCATGTGCAACTACTGGGCGAACCGGCTGGTATGCCAGGCGGCCGATCGGGCGATGCAGGTCCATGGCGGGATCGGCTATTCGCGCCACAAGCCGTTCGAGCATATCTATCGCCACCACCGCCGCTATCGCATCACCGAAGGGGCGGAGGAGA
- a CDS encoding phosphotransferase, whose amino-acid sequence MGESDSGTALERGLERALARAGLPAPERLTRLTGGATMESWRFASGGEDFVLRRAPSAAMMEGRAIGHDIEAAAIRMVHAVGVLAPEIVVELEETDGLGTGFVMRALPGTPDPRTILADNAGDAEGKGLADQLARELAGIHGVDHAALPPGLPTLDPEAGVAGLRAQFEEAGGDRPVVALALRWLEDNLPAPAEPALIHGDYRLGNVLVAGNDLTGVLDWELAHLGDPHEDLAYACMTVWRFARIDRPAAGLASLDDWFAAYEAAGGRTVDRTRFHWWLVYRTCWWALGCWRMGRTWREGADRTVERAIISRRTSEQELDLLLLLEGEAPRAERDRPLPPSASLPPPTGEATAGELATAISEWLATVKDRMEGHDRFQHAVARNALGIIARDFAAKVDPADAKLARSLIAGTRTLAEPGLLAQLRRTALDKLAVDMPKYPALDVARRQWTGED is encoded by the coding sequence ATGGGAGAGTCGGATAGCGGGACTGCGCTGGAGCGCGGGCTTGAACGGGCGTTGGCGCGGGCCGGATTGCCTGCACCTGAAAGACTGACCCGCCTGACGGGCGGGGCAACCATGGAGAGCTGGCGATTTGCCAGCGGCGGTGAGGACTTCGTGCTCCGCCGCGCGCCCTCCGCCGCGATGATGGAAGGCCGCGCAATCGGTCACGACATAGAGGCTGCAGCGATCCGCATGGTCCATGCGGTGGGCGTTTTGGCCCCTGAGATCGTAGTCGAACTGGAAGAAACGGACGGCCTCGGCACCGGCTTCGTCATGCGGGCGCTGCCGGGGACACCCGATCCGCGGACGATCCTGGCCGACAATGCCGGCGATGCCGAGGGCAAGGGGCTCGCCGATCAGTTGGCGCGAGAGCTTGCCGGAATCCATGGCGTCGATCACGCGGCGCTCCCGCCAGGCCTTCCGACACTCGACCCTGAAGCAGGGGTTGCCGGCTTGCGCGCCCAATTCGAAGAGGCGGGCGGCGATCGCCCGGTCGTCGCGCTGGCCCTGCGCTGGCTGGAGGACAACCTGCCCGCACCGGCGGAGCCCGCGTTGATCCATGGCGACTATCGCCTGGGCAATGTGCTGGTGGCGGGCAACGACCTCACCGGCGTGCTCGATTGGGAACTTGCCCACCTCGGCGATCCGCACGAGGATCTTGCCTATGCCTGCATGACGGTGTGGCGGTTCGCCCGGATCGATCGTCCTGCGGCGGGTCTCGCCAGCCTCGACGATTGGTTCGCGGCTTACGAAGCGGCCGGCGGCAGGACGGTCGATCGTACCCGCTTCCACTGGTGGCTGGTCTATCGCACCTGTTGGTGGGCGCTCGGTTGCTGGCGCATGGGGCGTACCTGGCGCGAAGGCGCGGATCGCACGGTCGAGCGCGCGATCATCTCGCGCCGGACCAGCGAACAGGAACTCGATCTGTTGCTGCTGCTGGAAGGGGAGGCGCCGCGCGCCGAACGTGACCGACCCTTGCCGCCATCGGCATCGCTACCGCCGCCGACGGGCGAAGCAACCGCCGGGGAACTCGCAACCGCGATTTCCGAATGGCTCGCCACGGTCAAGGACCGGATGGAAGGCCACGACCGCTTCCAGCATGCGGTGGCCCGCAACGCCTTGGGCATCATTGCTCGCGACTTTGCCGCGAAGGTCGATCCGGCGGATGCGAAACTCGCAAGGTCGCTGATCGCCGGCACGCGCACGCTGGCCGAACCCGGCCTGCTCGCACAGTTACGCCGAACCGCGCTCGACAAGCTGGCGGTCGACATGCCCAAATACCCCGCGCTTGACGTCGCCCGGCGCCAATGGACAGGAGAGGACTGA
- a CDS encoding serine hydrolase: MMLAAPAVAQGDAPSFEKTFDSTLGTEVRTPQNFEARYDSDLERRIATIADGSRGRIGVAAVDLSTGRYVGVLGDQRFPMASTSKIAIAATFLEGVEKGRWSLTSEFPLLVPQRSAPFSSARAPVSEGQHFPAIDLIEMMITRSNNAATDALLRVVGGPPKVNDWVRRQGITEFSLDRDIATLVRDDGEFNPANHIDTRDSATPKAMVQLLTGLYQGKFLSDESRRVLLGAMSRTITGKRRIPALMPAEVRVSHKTGSLNNTSSDVGILETADGRAVAVAIYVTGQGTRLEREARIAQIARALHDGYAEENQRNWASASYGAR; this comes from the coding sequence ATGATGCTGGCAGCGCCCGCAGTCGCGCAGGGTGACGCGCCGTCTTTCGAGAAGACTTTCGACAGTACTCTCGGCACGGAAGTACGCACACCTCAGAATTTCGAAGCACGCTACGACAGCGACCTGGAGCGGCGGATCGCCACTATTGCCGACGGTTCCCGAGGCCGGATCGGCGTGGCAGCGGTCGATCTTTCGACCGGCCGTTATGTAGGCGTCCTGGGCGACCAGCGCTTCCCGATGGCCAGCACCAGCAAGATCGCCATTGCCGCGACCTTCCTTGAAGGAGTGGAAAAGGGCCGCTGGAGCCTGACCAGCGAGTTCCCGCTGTTGGTACCGCAACGGTCCGCCCCCTTTTCGAGCGCTCGGGCCCCGGTCAGCGAAGGCCAGCATTTCCCGGCGATCGACCTGATCGAAATGATGATCACCCGCTCGAACAACGCGGCCACCGATGCGCTGCTGCGGGTGGTGGGGGGACCCCCGAAGGTCAACGACTGGGTCCGCCGCCAGGGCATCACCGAATTCAGCCTGGACCGCGATATCGCCACGTTGGTGCGCGACGATGGCGAGTTCAATCCCGCGAACCACATCGATACGCGCGACAGCGCCACGCCCAAGGCGATGGTCCAGCTGCTGACGGGCCTCTACCAGGGCAAGTTCCTGAGCGATGAAAGCCGCCGCGTACTCCTTGGCGCGATGAGCCGCACGATTACCGGCAAGCGCCGTATTCCGGCCCTGATGCCGGCCGAAGTACGGGTGAGCCACAAGACCGGCTCGCTCAACAACACCTCGAGCGATGTCGGTATCCTCGAGACTGCCGATGGGCGCGCGGTTGCCGTGGCAATCTACGTCACCGGCCAGGGTACCCGGCTCGAGCGCGAAGCACGGATCGCGCAGATCGCCCGCGCGCTGCACGATGGTTATGCTGAGGAAAACCAGCGCAACTGGGCCAGCGCCTCCTACGGCGCACGCTAG